A window of Phragmites australis chromosome 2, lpPhrAust1.1, whole genome shotgun sequence genomic DNA:
CTCTTCCTTGAGCAGAGCAGAGCGGGTGGTGGTGAAGTCTGGCAACGAAGAGGTCATGGAGATCACCGTGGCAGTGCTAGCCATGGTCTTGTTCAGACCATGCAGTACATTGAGAACCAAGGTGAATCGACGTCACAGAGAGCATCGCGCGAGGCGCTTTTGCTCCTTGCAATACGCCATGATGGAGAGATCGCCCTACTGGAGGCCATGGAACTCGTTCAGGAGAACAATCGCACGACTTTCCTTGTTACCACAAAAGAGGGCTTCGGCAACAACCCACAGAGCACGGGCATTCTGCTCCTTGTCGAGGATGATGTCAAGAACATCGCTCGTCATGGAGTCATACATGACCGTGAGGACAGCACAGTCGTTGGAGACCCGGTAGCATCAGCGGGCTGAGCAGGGGCGATGTCGTCGACATGGTGGATAAGACCATGACGATCGAGAAGGGCTTTGAAGAAGATATCTCACTTGGTGGAATTCGCAGCCTCAAGGTCCAGAAGCACAGGAACTTGAGCGCGGTTGGAGGAGAAAAGGCCGGCGGCACAAGGAAGAGAGGTGCCGGCAGGTAGGGGCTGTGGCGTGAGgccggaggtggaggagaaggaagtCACCGAGTTGCTGAGGGGCTCGGTCGACACGGTGGCAGCGGAGGGGAATCTGGCGGAAAGAAACACCGACGATGATGGTAGGCTGGATCAAAGGCCAGGAGAGAAAACTAGTCTCTGATACCAGGTAGAAAGGAGATGTGGTGGGATGCCGAGGAGGTTAGGGCAGTGTTGTCGAAAGAAGATATGCACAAGAACACAGGGATCAGTTGGGTTAGCGAAGTAACAAAATGATGGTTGTGCACCCATCATTTAAACGCATGACAGATATTAATTACATATGAACTCTGTATTGTTATGGTCAAGTAAAAATCTGAAACTTTATAATTGTTCAATTAGGTTTCAACATTTGTTCTTTACTCATTCTTTTGTTATCCATATAGCATTGTTCTTCTGTTGCTTGGATAAGTATGCATGCTTTGTTTGCATACATGAAACTTTGAGTTGCTAATTCTTGTCTTACATGTTAATGTTGTGGGATAACCTGGAATTCAGAACACTAATAGCTGGAAACACTCCTGATTTGACTCCTGCTTTTTTGTTGTGTTGTTCATGTGTCTACATATTCTTGCACCTCTATATAGTAATGTAAGCTATTTGTTGCTCATTTCTTCTGCTATCGTGGTGTGTTATATGCAGATCACTGCTTTGCCAGAAATTCTgtcacttcttttttttttatcttatatCACCTTCGCTCGCTTCTAGTTGTTTTTATGCTATTTTTTGTCAATTCAatcatatgctatttttttcaaaccaaTCATGtgcttttttttgtcaaatcaATCATATCTACTTGTCTTGAGTTTAGGCCATCTCTAAGAGAGTCCTCAAATCTCActtttccagtgctacagtattttacggtctactgtagcactagaaattcaTCTCCAACCGATCCTCCATCCAGTGTTACAGTGATGCTACAGTAgaaaaataagggatactgtaatagtgataggggatactgtaatagtattttgaggatgaaaatttaagatagctgttggagatggtcttagcaATTTCACAGTACTTTTTATTGGCACAATCCTATTCTGTTATTTCTAAGGACTTCTACAGTATTCAAATAACTATCATGATATCATCCTAAGAATTAAGGCAGATTGCTGTTACAATTTGCCACGTGCACAACACTGATAGTTTTCTCATTGATAAATGATATGATCGTTTAAGGGGTGGAAAATGGATAGTACGTGTCAAATGGTACCCTTAAAAGTAACGACTTCAGATGTTAGAGTTGAGGCTCAGTGAACTACAGTAACGATTGGATGACATGTTATTTTTTGtaaagaagcaaaagaaaaaggctGGATTTTTTCAATAATTGAGCACTTTCCCTAAATCTAATGGTTAcataatctagaaaaaaaattagctatAAAACTTCAGAGAAAAGGGCAGCGTGACAATACTATTACTTTGTAAATCTTGGAAATGGTGTTATTTTTGTTCTAGAGAAATAGCTATGTTAAACTTACAAATAGCATAGATGGTTATATtcagtttttctgaaaaaatgtGATTGAGATgtacaaataaaaaacaaaaagagtGTAGGATGATTTTATTAAATCAGTAATTGTGCAAATATACATGATTTTATTAATTATTGCTAATTGTAGCATCAATGATAAACTTTTACAGCGTATTATATCTATTTTTGTGGCATCAGATTTGCAGCACTATTTTTCTTTGGGAAGGGGAGATTCCTTTCTGACTTTGTGTATTATGTTACTGTAAGTTATAGTACTTTTATTGTCTGCAGCATCAGTGACAAATACTAATAGCACAGGTttctatatgcatatatttctcTTGAATTGAGTATATGAACATCAAACTTGCTGTCTCTGTTTCTCTTAGCAAATAGCCTATGTCATGCTGTCCTTTTCAGTGCTATAGATTTTTCAGGTTTATTATCACAATCCAACTCGAAACCTTGCAAAATAGGCCAAATGTTGGAAGCCAAAGGCAAGCTTGACTCCGTAGTCCATGAGGTTTTCAGCTAGCTGGCCAATTTCTTTAGTATTGGACTGGAGTTGGTGGACATAGTGAAAAGCACCCCAACCTGAAACTTTAATAGCCTATCATTTTCCTATGTTCCAAGCCACATAGAGCTTCAGGGGAGCGGATTTAACAAGGAACAACAGTAGCAAGCTGCATGATAGCCGGCCATGCCAGGCAATTGACATCTCAGGAAGCCCAAAGAACCGTACAAGCATTAGAAACCAAAGTTGCAGTATCAAATAAACTTCCTCTATATCCAAATTCCATTTGCCTCTCTTGCCTACCATGGCTAAACATGGCTTCCTGTTCTTCCTCACCTTGTTTCTGCAACACCACCGTACCAGGGCTGCTTTGCTTGATTGGCCAAGAAGCAACATAGCATCATCAGCGCTATGGCAACCCATGCAATGCAATGCTGTATCCGTCAAGCCTTCATGCAGCTCATTCCTCTACGTCACTCCTGAAGGACGTAACCTGTCTGAAATAGCTTCTGTCTTCAATGGGAGTGCATCTCTCATCCAGCCTATCAGACGGCTCTCTGGTTCAGAGGACCTGTTGGTGGGTGTGCCATGCATGTGCGAGGCGATCAATAAAACCATGACTGCTCTCTTCCATGACACTCTGTATAAAGTGGAGCGGGAAGATACATTTTACAGTATCAATATCAACAAATTCAGTGGGCTCGCAATGTATGTTAGTGATAGCAAGAACCTGACTGCAGACAATACAACTATGGTTCACCTGCCATGCGGATGTTCCTCAACAGCAACAGATGGAGTGTTGTCCTATGCAGTGCAGGAGGAGGATACCCTGAGCACTATTGCAAGCTTGTTCAGATCAAGTTCACAAGATATCTTAAACTTGAATCCGGAATTAGTGAATCCTAATTTTATTAGAACAGGGTGGATCTTATTTGTCCCTATGGGTGTTTCTGGTTCTCCTAAGAAAAGTAAGTCATCAGTACATTTCAACTTaagtatttttcatatttaGATCTTTGTAAACTACTTAAAACACATAAGGCTTTTGCGACAACATATTAGTACCATTGGCATTCTATGTTTGGTAAAACACAAGGTGTAGATGCTTCTTGCAATTCGAATCTGTGTTGCAAAATTTAGTTTTCTTCAAGCAGTATGATGCTTCTTGTGTTTTTCCCTGGTATTCAATTATAAGATGTGTTATTTTCTGCCCTGTTGCTAACTGAAAGCTCAACTTTTGCCTTCTcttttcttgatttgatcatttTTAGAGGTTGGAAGTTTGTCGATCATAATAGCAGCATCAATATCAGCTGCAGTACTGCTACTCTGCGTGTTCACTATCATTTTTCGGCTGAAAAGGAGGTCTTCTCAGCACAATGTTGAAGCACCTGAGATTAAAATGGAAGGAGTTCCCGGCAGCACCAGCATTGCTGCCCTAGAGAGCCGTTTCTTTCCATCCATGAGAATTAATGGTCTTGTGTGGTACCTTATTCTGCTTATAGATTTTTAGCTAAACATAACATATCTTATTACTCCGAATTGATTGGTTGCAGACATTGATCCGTTCCAAACAGAGAGACCTGTGATTTTCAGCTTGAAAACAGTTGGAGATGCTACAGCTAATTTTGACGAGAAAAGAAAAATTGGTGAGGGAGGATATGGCAGCGTCTACCTCGGTTTCATAGGGGCACATGTAAGAAATCTGTGTGCTATTTTACTCAGGTTACTGTAATCATGAAGCATCCTTATGTTGTGTCCTTGATAGCAGGAAATTGCAGTTAAGAAGATGAAAGCAAGCAAATCTAAGGAGTTTTTTGCTGAGCTGAAAGTTCTGTGCAAAGTACATCATATAAACGTTGTAAGCACTTAATACAGGAGATGAACATCTTTGTGAAGATCGTTCACTCGAAAAaagaataattttttatgattgtCTGCATGTAAAGACGGTATTTGTCTAACATATACAATTCCACATAGGTTGAGTTGATTGGTTATGCCGCTGGGGATAATCACCTGTACCTTGTTTACGAGTATGTCCAGAACGGATCACTTAGTGAGCATCTACATGATCCTTTGCTAAAAGGTATGTAACAAAAAAGGCAACCATGGATGTTATGCCAAGGTTAATCAGTACTCCTCCAGTAAATAATGTCACATTATTTTAACTTGTACCAACAATATAAGATTTGCCATctcaaaaaatactttcataagaTTAATAACTCATTAGGTTCTACAAGTACATTAGAAAAGAAActggtgatcgatgctgaaaataTCACTTATTTATTTCAAACAAATAAATGATATTTGCCGTTATGCGAAATTTCTGATAATACATGAGCCTGTGCATGGTATTGAGTTTAGATATACCAACTTGCTTGATGAGAAATTCTTTTAGGTCATCAACCTCTTTCATGGACTGCAAGAACACAGATAGCATCGGATGCAGCACGTGGTATTGAGTACATCCATGACCATACGAAGGCCTGTTATGTACACCGTGACATCAAAACCAGCAATATTCTGCTAGATAATGGACTGAGAGctaaagtgagttcttttgaaCCACCAAATCTTAAGTGTAACTGTTCAGATATCCATCTGATTATTTCCTGTTTAACAGGTTGCAGATTTTGGGCTCGTGAAGCTTGTTCAGCGCAGCGATGAAGAAGAATGTGTGGCAACTCATTTAGTTGGAACACCAGGCTACCTTCCACCCGAGTTTGTTTTTCTTTGAACTTGATTTATAGTTCGATCAGCTGATGGGGTTTCACATGTAGTACTCATATGAAGTTAATGTTGCAGGTCAGTACTTGAACTTCACATGACAACCAAGTCTGACGTGTATGCATTTGGAGTAGTTCTTGCAGAGCTGATTACTGGACTCCGTGCACTTGTGCGGGATAATAAGGAAACTAATAAGACAAAGTCACTAATCTCAATTGTAAGAGCCACTGCAAACACTTGTGAATGTTTTAACTGATTCATTTTTATAGCTTGCACCAAGGTTGCATTGTATCATTCAATGTAGTCAAGAAATTTCTGCCATCCTGTTAACAGATGAGGAAATCCTTCAAACCAGAAGATCTAGAGACCTCATTGGAGACAATTATAGATCCTAAGTTGAAGGACAACTACCCCATAGAAGAAGTGTGCAAGGTTAGTGGAAGCGTGTATTCCTACTCATTCACTGAAATATCTTAGTTAATTGAAATCTTGCCTTTCTCTGTTTGGTAGATGGCAAACATTTCGATGTGGTGCCTAAGTGAGGATCCATTGAACCGACCTGAGATGAGGGAGATTATGCCAACGCTGGCTCAAATCCATTTGACCTCAATAGAGTGGGAAGCGTCACTTGGAGGTGACGGGGAAGTATTTAGTGGTGTTTCCAATGGTAGATGATTAGGCTGCTTTGACAGTGACAAATAATTCActtcttttaattttatttgaagGAGAATACTTCTTGGACTGCACTTT
This region includes:
- the LOC133909943 gene encoding lysM domain receptor-like kinase 3, producing MAKHGFLFFLTLFLQHHRTRAALLDWPRSNIASSALWQPMQCNAVSVKPSCSSFLYVTPEGRNLSEIASVFNGSASLIQPIRRLSGSEDLLVGVPCMCEAINKTMTALFHDTLYKVEREDTFYSININKFSGLAMYVSDSKNLTADNTTMVHLPCGCSSTATDGVLSYAVQEEDTLSTIASLFRSSSQDILNLNPELVNPNFIRTGWILFVPMGVSGSPKKKVGSLSIIIAASISAAVLLLCVFTIIFRLKRRSSQHNVEAPEIKMEGVPGSTSIAALESRFFPSMRINDIDPFQTERPVIFSLKTVGDATANFDEKRKIGEGGYGSVYLGFIGAHEIAVKKMKASKSKEFFAELKVLCKVHHINVVELIGYAAGDNHLYLVYEYVQNGSLSEHLHDPLLKGHQPLSWTARTQIASDAARGIEYIHDHTKACYVHRDIKTSNILLDNGLRAKVADFGLVKLVQRSDEEECVATHLVGTPGYLPPESVLELHMTTKSDVYAFGVVLAELITGLRALVRDNKETNKTKSLISIMRKSFKPEDLETSLETIIDPKLKDNYPIEEVCKMANISMWCLSEDPLNRPEMREIMPTLAQIHLTSIEWEASLGGDGEVFSGVSNGR